The sequence below is a genomic window from Tenacibaculum tangerinum.
ACCCTGAAAAAATTACAATGGCAGAAACTACTAAAATCGCAATTAATGCTTCTGGTAATTTTTTAGTTGCCTTTATTCGAGGAAGTCCCCACATGATTAACATGGTAAGTGCTACAAAAAATAGCATCGTTACTAGTTTTGGTGTTGGTAAAAAAGATTTTGAATCTCCTTTAATGTTGATGTCGTAAATAAAGTCATTCTCTACTGAAAATTGTACATTTTTAGTTGTCGCATCGTACACCTTACCATCGTGAATTTCGTAAGCGAGTTGATTGGTTGTTATGTTAAAAAGTTGATTCCCTTCCTTTTTAAACATGGGTATTTTGGTTGAAACATCAATTACATTTCCATCTTTTATAGCAAAGTGTTTTGTTGTTTTCTCGGTTTCTTTCAATGTATTTCCGTAAGGGTCTTTATCAAATGTTTTAAACATTCCGACCTGTGAAATAAATATTACAATCGCCAGCCCATTTACAAACCCCATCATTACAGGATGCGGTATCAATCTTACAAACTTACCGAGCTTAAAAACTCCTGCCAACATTTGTATGACCCCCATTAACATTACTGTTAAAAACAAATAATACAGTCCTAAGTTTTCTCCTTCAGCACCCATTGCGTTTCCTTGGCTAACTAAGCTTACCATCACGACTGCCAAGGCACCTGTAGCTCCAGAAATCATACCTGGTCTTCCACCAAAGATAGCCGTTATCAATCCAATCATAAAAGCGGCATATAACCCTACCAACGGATCTACACCTGCCACAAAAGCAAAGGCTACTGCCTCTGGCACCAACGCTAGAGCAACGGTAATTCCCGATAAAATATCGTTTCTTACATTGCCCATTCTCTTTCTAATAAACTCAGTCATAATTTGTTAATATCTTTGCTAAAAAGTGGGCAAATATAGCCATATTTTAGAGTTTATTGGTTTCTTTAAGTTTAATTTTGCTCGCATTGATTTTTACCTTAATTTTGAGCGTTGAACTATCAAACCAATTTTGGTAGCAACAAATGAGCAGAAAAATACTACTTACCTCGAAAGAAATTGAAATCATTCTGCATCGATTAGCCTGTCAGTTAATCGAAAATCACAACGATTTTTCTAATACTGTTTTAATTGGGTTACAACCAAGAGGTACTTATTTAGCTAACAGATTGGCTGAATTACTACGAAACGATTATGGGATTAAAGATTTACAATTAGGATTGTTAGATATTACCTTTTATCGTGATGATTTTCGCAGAAGAGAAGAACCCTTAGAAGCCACTTCTACACAAATTGATTTTTTAATTGAGTCTAAAAATGTCGTGATTATTGATGATGTTTTGTATTCAGGAAGAAGCGTACGAAGTGCTTTAACCGCCTTACAATCGTATGGACGACCAGATAATATTGAATTGTTGGTGTTGATTGATCGTCGTTTTAGTCGTCATTTACCAATTCAACCCAATTATCGAGGAAGACAAGTAGATGCCATTAACGAAGAGAAAGTTGTTGTTTACTGGCAAGAAACTCATAAAGAAGACGCAATTTATCTTGAATCTAAGGTCTCAAAGCCTGATTAGTTATGATTAAAAAAACAACTTAAAATGAAGCAGTTAAGTGTTGAACATTTATTAGGAATAAAATACCTTACCAAAAATGACCTTGAGCTTATTTTTGAAACTGCTGCTCA
It includes:
- the pyrR gene encoding bifunctional pyr operon transcriptional regulator/uracil phosphoribosyltransferase PyrR, producing the protein MSRKILLTSKEIEIILHRLACQLIENHNDFSNTVLIGLQPRGTYLANRLAELLRNDYGIKDLQLGLLDITFYRDDFRRREEPLEATSTQIDFLIESKNVVIIDDVLYSGRSVRSALTALQSYGRPDNIELLVLIDRRFSRHLPIQPNYRGRQVDAINEEKVVVYWQETHKEDAIYLESKVSKPD